The genomic stretch TCAAACACACCGGTGTATGCATCACTTTGAGATGCTTACTGTCATGCTATAGAAACTGACTAGTTTAAACAAGAAATGATCCTCTCATTTCTCAAACATGTATGTGTATCTGCTTGCACAAGCATCGCCAACAACTATATCACGTGTACATGGAGCGATATTTACATATGGTCCTCATTAAACATTAAAACATTTTTATGCACTTTAAACAGAAAAAGAAACATTACCTTTGCAAACTCATCCTCCAGGTTATCAATGAGCCGTTGTTGAGCCTTTGCCTTGCCTAGCATGGCTGGCATCTCGTTTCTCAGGTGGCTAATAATGTAAGAATGAATCTTTGCCGCTCGAGCCCTCTTAACAAATTCGTTGATCTGAAACCAAATGAAGATTAGACTGAACAGATTATAGGATCCACATAAAAACAGAAAAAGGAAAGGAGTTGTCACAAGATTACCCTGCGATCACACGCCTTCTTAGGAATATCTTTCAGATCAGAAAGGAGGTCATCTTGTTCTCTTTCAAACAGTTCCTTTCCAAGTGGACCAACAGCTGCTTCGTTAATTGGCTTGTCATTGAATGAACTGTAAATTATAATTAGAAAAGTCTTAAACAAGAAAATTACAAAATGAACTCATTAACCCATAAGAGTTCTAATCCTAGTGATTATTGTATAGTAAGAATAAGTCAAAACTCCAGCTCATGCTCCTAGGAACATGTAATTTCTTAAGGATCAAAAATGTTTTATACGATAAGCTAGGAAAAAAATTAAACTTATGCAAGAAATCAAACTATTCAAAGTACAACCATAAGTATTGCGAACACACCCAATATAGACACGCATTACTTCAGGAGTATTCAGAACCTTCCCAAGCGACCACATCAATGCACCATAAACTCTCATTAGCTGCAAAGAAAAGGCAACTCAACCAGGTTAAAAATATGCTGCGGTTTAAAAATTGGCAAAAGCAACCTAAGCGACTGCATAAGATAATATAAGTGATGATCTCATGGCAATccaaagaatttaattttttaagtgtttcacctGCTGCGTGTCAACTTGGTCTGACTTATTTAGAACCACACGTATTTTGTCATCATGACCACGCAGAGATCCAATAACACGCTTGAACTCATCACTGATGTCAAGCTTATGGGGATCAAATAGAAGAAGTATAAGGTCGCATTTTGCTGCAAACCATGATGTCACACCGGTAAAGTCATAACTGCGTTGAGTACGTTGTTTTTCTCCAGAAAGAACCCCAGGAGAGTCAACAAATGTGATATGTTCCAGAAGCTGCACAAATACAGAGTAGTTAGCTTCTAAATATAATATACACGCCTTCCAAAGAAGCTAAGATTAGACCATACCGGATTTGGCATTTGTGAGCACTCAAATTTTGACAAAAATGCAGTTCCAAACATTGTAAGACCACTAAAAGCCATATCCGCTTGAACAGCTATGGTATTCCCAGGAATAGTCCTTTCATCAGGTCCCGACTGAAGAAGTGAAACTAGTGAGAACATACTCTAGTGGTAATATTGGTACCATTTGTTAGCTACACAAGCTACATCTCTAGAAAAGGCACTTAAACTACATCAGATAACTTTTATCCTACTAATATTACCAAAATTTCTGCAAAATTCATGTAAGCCACAAATGAAAAATGGCAATGCATCAAAGTGCAGAGTTCCATGCATGCAAGCTGGTGAAAGTCAGTCCATGCTACCATATGACCGTTCAACATCAAACAGAATGAAACATTTAACAGCATTGCACGATGACAAGGTCTTAGACAAGTTTTATCTAAAAAATGTGGAACACAGCATGAGTAAGAAATCATCTCAGCACATGGCTGGCATAGACGTAGCATATGATTCTTCAGTCCTTGTTTAGTAAGTTACTACTCCTGTGGCAATTAACCACAACTCCAAGCCACATGAACTACTACCATGAGAATATTGTGAGATTGACATAAAGGGCACTTATTTGACAGAATCTCTTACCAAAACAGTAATCATAAGTAAATAGTGAATCAAAAAtaaactacatcaaaattattcaacaaaaagtgatattAAAGATAACAGAAACTATAATCATATAATGAATGGTTCATCAGATTGCTCAATCTTGACATCATCTAGCTTATCTGAATAGGGGCATCAATCAAGGACAAAACAATTTTTGCCCGATTCGTCTATATTACCAAAAAATCAGTCAGACTAAGCCTTGATCAGTTGAACCTACTGATATAGGCCAAAATCAAATGAATCGGACTCATCCTTGAGAAGAGAGGTAAAGGAGTAAGAAAAGCAACTATTAAAATAGCACAAGAACAGGGAAAGAAGTCGAGAGAGAAAAGCCCTAATTATATCCTAGTACACAATCAAAGGTTACTCATGGTTTGCAGCCACTCATCATTTGTGCCACTTGCTATAGGGATGGAAAGGGGGAGGCAGGGaggaaagaagggaagaagagagagatGTTGGGTGTGTCAGAAGTTCAGACAGACCTTCTGCGATAATCTAAAGCAGCAGTTTCAACAATTCAGTGGCATTCTTAGGTCTCTTCTGTAGGCATACAGCCTACAAGTCGCTTCTGTCGGGCATATTCATGAGACCTTGTTGTGAATGTCAATAATGGGTCCTCTGGATTCATCACTAGAACAAACTTGTTGAAACATAAGAACAAACTTCTTTAGATAATATCTTCTCACTCTTGCAGACTTCCAACATTTGATGCCGAGCCATAGCAAAGATCCCAAGGATATCTTGCATAACACACAATCAAATAACAATCAGTTTAGAATCAAGGCTTGTATCTAAAGGAGTTAATTAGTTTACTCAAGATAATATGAACAAAGCTAGATATGGAGTTATGAACTAATCCCTAGTGCCCTAGAATGTTTATCAAAAGCCATTGCATCAGCTATCCTTCAAAGCCACTAGACACTTCACTCTTCTGACAACCCATGTGTGTGATGTGTTTATCAAAGTCATTTTTATACTTGCACGGTTGATCATCTCTCATCATTTAAAAATTTGGCATTGGTGAGTTACATTGTAGCTTAGGTTGACAATACTATGCTTGAATAATTTTATGACtaaaaatacaagtgataaaaaaGGTCTCAAGTAAAATCGTCAACAACTTACATAGCAGTGATCAATTGTTAATATGACTAGCTTGCACAAAAAAGAACcaaacaaaaaaacaaacaaatacaTATAAAAAAGTAGACAAAAAGCATCTCCAGGTTTTCGCATACCATAACAACAACAAATCGGTCAGTTGTAGGCTCTGGTCCAATATGAGCACCTGCATAAACGTCAAAGACAATAGCATATTACAGAATTCTTGCTTCTTTGACAAACAATAGAAATATTAGGAAACACCGATAAAAACCTGGGTAGCTAGTTTTGAGTAAATGTTTTATGAATGTCGTTTTTCCAGTAGAATATTGACCCAAGAGCATAACCATGGGCTTAGCATCAAAATCACTGTTTGTCTGCAAAAACAACCAGGATGGACAATGACATCAAATTTTAATGAGGATATCTAGGTGGTGCAAAAAATGTGTTGACATTACATTCTTAATTAACAGTCTTATACACAAAATGCAACAACTTTAAATGCAATTGCAAACAAAGAATAACTCAATACAGCCAGACACACCAGAAGGGGTGAAACAAAATCGTTGAACCGGTAAGTAACTTCCAAGGGCTTCAGCTTTTCAACGTATAATCTCTTCAAACCATCTATGATTGAAGTAACTTGGCTCAGAGGTATCTGACATCAAAAGAATAACCAAACTatagaaaagaagaaaatgcTAGCATAATGCAGAACTAAAACAATGTATAAAGGTTCTTTGTAAAATTTCTCAAAGAAGTACCTTTGAGATGAAACATTAGTACGCTACTAAAAAGATATGATATAAACTGCTAAAGTGGTTAATCTAAAACAAAAGTACCAAAACCAGTATGAAAAAAgataaacaaggaaatgcaagcaGTAACTTCAGTGAGACTTTTTCTGATGACCAAATGGTTCCTTTGAACACCTACCATATCACAAGTTCAAATAACCCAGAATGCACCCTAAATACACATTTTCAGAAGCTAGCAAATGGGCCCCAAATACTGATAACAAATATTTCCTTGCATTTTAGAGTTCCCAGTCAAATTACTATATTAATACTGTTCATTGTTATCAAACATGGGTAAACCCAATTTGATCTGGGATGTGATATGCAGTTCCTGACCCTGATGTGGATGTTTTATCACCCCAGTGGTTTTGCTGGACAAACTGATCAAAAGAAAAGACAGAAGAATtggagaagaataaaaaaaaagcttCAAGAATTGTGGCAGTCGAATAACTAAAAGAAGTAACGACCTTGTCAACAAGTTCCACCTTCATCTAAAAGTAGAAGGTAATggtaatgaataaaaaaaagaaagaaaagaggatgaattgcTTTTGCTTTAAGAAGCAATTGGAAATGGCAATGGCAATAGCCATGGTAATGGTATATTGTTCGTTATTTTCCGCTTTTGATTTCTTGTCCAGCTGCTTGACTTCGTAATTTACTTGGTTTTTGTATGTTTTTCCCTAGTTTTAAGCCAAGCCAGTCCGCAAAGCTATGCAGCCTGTGGGCTGATTTCTTTGAGGCAGCTGTGCTGTCACGGACAAATCTGTACATAGGGTATTCGATGCAATGTTTGTGTATGTCTATGTCTTTCGGTTATATTCATACTTTGCATAGCAGGCAAAGGGCTTACAGTAAGCTtggcagccccattttagttggatttTATGGCCGTTTTAGTCATATAACACAGGTTATGTGCAACCATCGCACAAAGGCAAAATTGCCGAAGAACAAACCATCAAGTGAGCCATTTTTGGGATTTTCTAACTCCGTAAAGTAGTGTGAAGTGTTAGCCAATACAAAACCCTAGAGCTactcgggtggcacatggctggatgagcCTTTGGGGTATATTATCTAGGGCTAGTTCGCTACCTTATTCTGTAGCAATATCATATGGGCACTTATGAGGACTTTTGCCACAGTGGACCATCTTGGACCCTTTGTCACGTGATCGTTGGGAGCTTCCAaagtctatgtttataatttgtattgcctatcaagtgtttgctaaaatgtttacttgtggaatCCCGAGTTAAACACTTCCTctaacctattttctcttttacaagtccttaagggaccataaaaAACTTCATGGAGGCTAACATATTGCGGACAAACACATAAGGGTATCGCATGACTTAGGAAAAACTAACTAAGTCCATAACATATGGTATCAAAGCGAAACAAGCACATTGACAAACACTTGGCATATAAACGTggaggacctagcggggctacgttgataGCAGTCAATGAGCGTGATCATTTGAGGGAAACGAGCGTAGAGACATAGGGAAAAAAGTCGCTTaaaggagcgggcatccgagattagCATTATACGGAATGGCCaatccttcgcgcaagaggcaccatgaagaCAAGCGAGTTAGGAAGAACgtatagcgcacaaaggttgagatAGTTGAGTTCGAGCTACAACTCGACATTGACAACCAAACTTGacagtgctcaaggcaagcgagagcGCTTGACAATGGATGAGACTATGCAAAGAGAGATGTGTTGTTTACTGTTTAGCGactaaaagagttgtgcaaaactcacagaggtgagggtaattgctaactcgaagaactcGGTACTTATGCAAgaacttgtatgcggacgatggactattcgtggccatcccaaggcgatcgaaacttgaCACTATAGAGCATGAAAATTTTATCTTCGACATAGGAAGGACACGTAAGTAGGAGGTTGAACTGTGCAGTAGGTTAAGCATATTGTTATGTCCTTAAGGGCACAACAGGAGCTATATTGGCGATGAGTCGCAATCTAACAAGTGTATTCACTGTGGTAGAACAGTGCGCAGTTTATTCAacaaggcggagtagtccaagaagatggtggtctccgaaacttcgaAAGGGAAGAAGGATGCGAAGAGGAAAGTTGTCCAACGGGATAAatgtccaagagggataagtttcAATTCTTTAaaaggagaatcatgtgcaacggaccgcacatgttgagggagGGTCTCTCAAGACAATAACTCCATAAAActtaatggaccgagcaagcaacgAGAAGTCGTCGCATAATCTCAAACGAGATAATGCGTTGGTGGACGCATTATGAGATCAAGTACGAGAGCAACCCAAGACAATACCAAACGAAAGCACACTCAAAGCCAATGCAGAGAATGGACTTAACGGtgggctgacccgtgaaatggggggcgcaagggccaccatcaactcaatgcaaatcgaggagcagagcaactcggGTAGAACTTGGTGAAAAGCCCAAGTCACATGAAGGAAGTTGACATAGAAGACGAGACATGGAGTGAAGGCACGAAGCTTTTCCTGGACAAAGATCAAGGAcaagaactcttgcagaggcaagagcgagATCATGTCATTCTATAGGTTCCTCATTCCGatggagcgaactcatcttgcataCTATTAGTCGAAGGGAGCTTCAAGGCACATGCATTTTATCTTGACGAAGCAATTAACGAAGGGACTAAAGCGACTCAACTTGTGATGGCAAAATTAGGGTTAAAAGACCTTGGCACGAGGAAAGAGAACAcataggcgggtactcttgaagaatatatcgtaatgttgtcattcaagttaccGCAAAGGAAGCTGTGCATAGCGGAGATTATGATGGGGGCAGCCCAGGATCTAGATAATAGCACACCAATTTCAGCAAAGTCGATGTACTTCGAGAGCTGTTGGGCAACGACTATCCTAGAGTTGCGCTTCGTTTGTGTGACCCAAGGGCAGGTGGAcaaaggttgattgccaaaataAAGAACACAATCAGAGGTGTCAGAGGCCTTGTGATGTGCTGGTAGAGGCTACACATGGAGagatcacaatccgagttcatccacAAAGATTATAATGCGATAGAGATGTCACCATGAGACAAAATAGTGCAACGGATCAAGGTAGAACAGTTCAAGGCAATGCGACACACGAGAGAAGGCCCGTGAGGCActtgatcatacggaggtatgatcatgagctactgggagctccatttCGGTAACATGACAGCAAGAAGGGTaatggattcaatgagtgaatATCATGATACCACAGAGGCAAGTCTTTCATGTGTGCACCGAATTTtggatcggatgaaagccttggtcattaacATATGAAGGGT from Musa acuminata AAA Group cultivar baxijiao chromosome BXJ1-3, Cavendish_Baxijiao_AAA, whole genome shotgun sequence encodes the following:
- the LOC135627694 gene encoding EH domain-containing protein 1-like, whose amino-acid sequence is MDFPSYSTSKEQARIYNEWFSFADSDGDGRITGNDAIKFFSLSNLSRPDLKQIWAIADSKRQGFLGFGEFVTAMQLVALAQAGNEITQDTLANADLEKLNPPVMEGLDTLLSRNKASTKKIDPEIDVNSKPQNPPSTVQWFSSKSAKKIPLSQVTSIIDGLKRLYVEKLKPLEVTYRFNDFVSPLLTNSDFDAKPMVMLLGQYSTGKTTFIKHLLKTSYPGAHIGPEPTTDRFVVVMSGPDERTIPGNTIAVQADMAFSGLTMFGTAFLSKFECSQMPNPLLEHITFVDSPGVLSGEKQRTQRSYDFTGVTSWFAAKCDLILLLFDPHKLDISDEFKRVIGSLRGHDDKIRVVLNKSDQVDTQQLMRVYGALMWSLGKVLNTPEVMRVYIGSFNDKPINEAAVGPLGKELFEREQDDLLSDLKDIPKKACDRRINEFVKRARAAKIHSYIISHLRNEMPAMLGKAKAQQRLIDNLEDEFAKVQREYHLPAGDFPNVEHFREILGGYSIDKFEKLKPKMIQAVDDMLAYDIPELLRNFRNPYER